Within Nitrospirota bacterium, the genomic segment ATGGTGGGCGATGTAGGTTTCGAACCTACGACCTCTGCCGTGTGAAGGCAGCGCTCTCCCGCTGAGCTAATCGCCCGTCGGATATGAAAATACTACTGTTTCCCCGCGTCCGAAGTCAACCGGGAGGCGCCCTCAGAAGACCCCGCCCATCAGCTCGGCCACGATGGAGCCCACGGGAGCCTCGGTCTTCATCTTCACCGGCACCCTCCTCTCATCATCCGTGACCCAGATGAGGATATCGCCCTTGGAGACGAATATCCCTTCGGACTTCATGACCGGCTTCAGAAGCACGGTTTTGAAGGTCCCCGCCGGCACCGTCACGGTCTCGCGCTTGAGCACCCGGACCTCCAGGTCATAGACCTTCTTGCTGTCGAAGACGGTAATGAACAAGGACGTCCCCGGTGTGAGCTCCTCCTCCGCCTGCCGGACGGCATAGAGGGCCGAAAGGGGGTCGTAGATGGCCTCGGGCATCTCGTATTCCCGCTTCTCCCCTTTCAGGTGGTCGATGTAAAGGGCCTTGCCCTCGGACCGGAGGAAAACCACCTCCTTGTCCTTCCGATGCTTCCCTTCCCTCGCCTTCAGCCGATACCTCAGCGGATACCAGGGCTCCTCCCCTTGGAGATGGCTCTCCACCCGGTCCTCCACCGGGTAAAAGACGCTTATCCAATTGGCCGAGCGAGCCACCGAAGAGAGCGTGACCCCGTCGCCCGTCTCCTGTATCTCCATGACCGACGTGCCCGCCGTAAGCCCCAGCCACTTGAGGTCGAATACGAACTTCTCGTGAGCGGGAAGAGTTGCACGGGCAGAGGCCGCCAGAAGGAAAAGCAGAAGTGCCGAAGCCGCGAAGCCGGAGAAGCCTTTCAGCATTTTTCTCATTGTTTCATTGTATCAGAAAGGCTAGGGAAAACGCAGCCTTTCCGCCCCTTACGAAGGGCGAAAGCGCTCCGGCATTTGTTATAGTAAAGGTTATGATTGTCATCCCCGCCATAGACCTCAAGGGAGGCATGTGCGTGCGGCTTCTGCAAGGGAGGGCCGAGGACGCCACGGTCTACTCCGAGGACCCTGTGGCCACCGCCCTTGCGTGGGAGAGAGACGGGGCCGGGCTCATCCACATCGTCGACCTGGACGGGGCCTTCACCGGCCAGCAGAAGAACCTCGAGGCCGTGCGGGCCATCCGGGGTGCGGTGGGGGCCGAGCTCGAGCTGGGCGGGGGCATCCGCGACCTGGAGCGCATCGAGCTCCTTCTCTCCCTGGGCATCGACCGCGTTATCCTGGGCACGGTGGCCGCCGAGAGGCCCGATCTCGTGCGGGAAGCCTGCTCCCGCCATCCCGGCCGGGTCCTCGTGGGCATAGACGCCCGGGACGGAAAAGTCGCCGTGCGGGGCTGGGTGGAGGTGACCGAGCACGAGGCCGTCCAATTCGCCCGGGCCGCAGAGGCTGCCGGGGCCGGGGGCATCATCTACACCGACATCTCCCGGGACGGGATGCTCGCAGGGCCCAACGTGCCTGCAACCAAAAAGCTCGCCGCCTCGGTCGGCGTGCCCGTCATCGCCTCTGGAGGCGTGCGCTCGCTGGATGACATCGTCGCCCTCAGGGACGCCGGAGGCATCTGGGGCGCCATCACGGGGAAAGCCATCTATGCCGGCACCCTGGAGCTCGGCGAGGCCATCAGGGTCGCCACCTCTTCCCCGACGGAGGAGGGGTAAGGCGTGCTGGCCAAGCGCATCATCCCCTGCCTTGACGTCCGCGACGGCCGCGTGGTGAAGGGGGTCAATTTCGTCAATATCCGGGACGCCGGCGACCCGGTGGAAAACGCCATCTTCTATGATGAGCAGGGCGCCGACGAGCTTGTTTTCCTGGACATCACGGCATCGCACGAGAAGCGCGACATCATCATCGACGTGGTCAGGCGGACGGCCAACGATATCTTCATGCCTCTCACCGTGGGAGGGGGCGTGCGCACGCTGGAGGACATCCGTGCCCTCCTGAAGGCCGGCTGCGACAAGGTCGCCATCAACACGACGGCCGTCAAAAACCCCCCCTTCATCCGGCAGGCCTCGGCACGGTTCGGGAGCCAGTGCATCGTCGTGGCGATAGACGCCAAGGGGTGCCGGGGCGCGCAGGGAGAGCCGCCGGAGTGGATGGCGGACCGCTCTCTCATGCCCGAAGAGGGGAAGGCCTCGTGGGAGGTCTACACTCACGGAGGGCGGCGACCCAAGGGCATCGACGCCGTGAAATGGGCCCGGCACATGGAGGAGATGGGGGCCGGGGAGATACTGCTTACCAGCATGGACCGCGACGGCACCAGGGACGGCTACGACATAGGACTGACCCGCACGGTCTCGGAGGCCGTCGGCATCCCGGTCATCGCCTCCGGAGGGGTGGGTTCCCTCGAGCACCTCTATGAGGGCCTCGTGGAGGGCAAGGCGGACGCCGTCCTGGCCGCCAGCATCTTCCACTACAGGGAATACACCATCGAGGAGGCAAAGGACTTCCTGCGCGAGCGGGGCGTCGTCGTCAGGGACGCCTGATGGACCTTCCGGAGGCGGTACGCCGGAGCATCCGCAAGTTCTCCATGCTCTCCGGCGGAGAGACGGTGCTGGTGGGGCTCTCCGGAGGACCCGATTCCACCTGCCTGGCCATGGTCCTCAAGGAGCTGAGCCCGGAGCTCTCCCTCTCCGTGAGAACCCTCTACGTCGACCACGGCCTGCGGCCCGAAGAGACACCGGGAGAGATACGCTTTGCCCGGGAGCTTTCCGCCGGGCTGGACATGCCTTTTTCGGTGAGAAACGTCGAGGCGGGCCCCTTCGCCAGGGAGCACGGGTTGAGCATCCAGGACGCCGCCCGGAGGCTTCGCCTGGCTGCCCTGGAAGAAGAGGCCCGCGAGACGGGCTCGCGGCTCATCGCCCTGGGCCACAACCTGGACGACCAGGCCGAGACCATGGTCATGCGTTTTCTCCGGGGCTCGGGCCCCACCGGCCTGGCCGGTATTGCCCCCGTACGGGGACAATTCATCCGCCCCCTCATCGAGACCGAAAGGAAAGACATAGAGGCGTTCCTTTCCCAGCGGCAGGTCGTCCCCATACGAGACCCCTCGAACCTCAAGCTGGACTACCTCAGAAATCGCCTGCGGGTGCAGGTGATGCCCCTTCTCCGGGAGATAAACCCCGACCTCTCCCGCACCCTGGCCCACACGGCCGAGGTCTTCCGGGAAGAGGAGCGGTACTTCTCCATCCTGGTGACCAAAGCTCTGATGAAGCTCATCTCCCGGAAGACGGACACCTCCATAGAGCTCTTCCTGGCGCCCCTGGAGGCGATGGAGAAAGTCATCCTGAGGCGCGTCCTCAGAAGGGCCATCGACGAGACGCGAGGGCTCCGGGGCATCGGCTTCCCCCACGTGGAGGACATCATCACCCTTCTGAAGGAAGGCCTGCCCGGGGACCGGGTGCATCTGCCCGGGGGCGTAAGGGTGATAAAGAAGTACAGCACGGTGCTCCTGACCTCGGAGGAGCCGGTCCGCCTGGGCACATACTCCTTGGAGGCCGGGGGTGAAGTCCTCCTCGGGGAGGCGGGGTTGGTCATCGCCGCCTCCGTATCCCATGAGAAGCCCTCCTTCGAGCCCGACTACAGGTACTCCGCCGTCTTTGACGTCGGGAAGGCGGCAGGCCCCTTTACGGTGCGTCCCCGCCAGGACGGGGACTCCTTTCTGCCCCTGGGTTTCGGCAGGACGAAGAAGCTCCAGGACTTCTTCGTGGATGCCAAGGTTCCACGGGAGGAGCGGGACGCGGTCCCCATAGTGACCACCCGGGAGGGAGAAATCCTCTGGGTGGTGGGCCACCGGGGGGACGAGCGGTTCCGGCCCACGGATGAGACCCGGACATTTCTCATCCTCCGGGCGACCCCGGCCCGGGCGTGACGCCTTTCGCAGTCCCTTTTGCACCTCCATCCGTTGCCTCCCCTCCCCGGGTTTTCTTGCGTGAATCCGCCCGTTTTGTTATATTCTTAGATGTTCGTTTTTCTTTGGTTTTCTCCGCCCTGAAGGCAGGTCTCCCGGTTGGACGGGACAAGTCTGCCTAGGCAATTGTATTGAAGGCCCCGGTTCCTCAAAGGACTGGGGCCGTGTTGCGAGCCCTCGAAAGGGAGGTTCCTCCATGAATCAGGTGAGAGTCCGTTTCGCCCCGAGCCCCACCGGGCATCTGCATATAGGCGGGGCCCGGACGGCCCTGTTCAACTGGCTCTACGCCCGGAGCAGCCAAGGCTCCTTCATCCTCCGCATCGAGGACACGGACCGGAGCCGCTCCACCGAGGAGTACATAGAGTCCATACTGGAGGGGATGCGCTGGCTCGGCCTCCACTGGGACGAGGGGCCTTTCCGCCAGACCGAGCGCATGGATATCTACCGCCAGGCCGTGGACCGTCTTCTTGAGGAAAACAAGGCCTACCACTGTTACTGCACGGCCGAGGAGCTGGAGGACCGCAGGAAGCAGGCCGTCCTGGAGGGCCGCCCCCCGGTCTATGACCGCCGCTGCCGCGACCTCGGGGAGGCCCATCCCGACAGGACGCCCACCGTGCGCTTCCGGATGCCCGAGGCGGGCATCGTCACTGTGAAGGACATGGTGAAGGGCAACGTCAGCTTCGACAACAGCCAGCTCGACGACCTCATCATCATGCGCTCCGACGGCACCCCCACGTATAACTTCGTGGTGGTGGTGGACGACGTGCAGATGCGCATCACCCATGTCATCCGGGGCGACGACCACCTGAACAATACGCCCAAGCAGCTGCACATCTACCGGGCCCTGGGCTACGACGTGCCGGTCTTCGCCCACCTGCCCATGATACTGGGGCCCGACAGGCAGCGCCTCTCCAAACGGCACGGCGCGACCTCCGTGGTGGCCTACCGGGACCAGGGCTATCTCCCGGACGCCCTGGTCAACTATCTGGCCCGGCTCGGATGGTCCCACGGAGACCAGGAGGTCTTCAGCCGCCAGGAGCTCGTCAAGCTCTTCGGTTTCGAGAACGTCGGGGCCTCGGCGGCCGTCTTCAACGCCGAGAAGCTTCTCTGGCTGAACGCCCAGCATGTGATGGCGACACCCGTGCAGGAGCTGGCGAGGCTGGTCCGCCCCTTCCTCATAAAGGACGGCACCATCTCGGAGGACGCCGAGCTTGACCCCCGGTGGCTGGCCCGGGCGATAGAGACCCTGAGGGAGCGCGCCAAGACGCTGGTGGAGCTGGCGCGGTCCCTCCGGTACTATATCCTCGAGGACGTGGAGGTAGAGACCAAGGCAGCGGAGAAGTTCCTGACCGAAAAGACCCTCCCCGTGCTCAAGGAGATACGCACCGCCCTCCAGGGGGTGGAGCCCTTCGCCCACGAGGGGCTTGAGCGCGCCTTCAAGGGCGTCATGCTCAGCCGGGACGTGAAGATGGGCGCGGTGGCCCAGCCCGTGAGGGTTGCCGTGACGGGAAGGACGGAAAGCCCCGGCATCTACGAGGTCCTGGAGGTCGTCGGCAAGGAGAAAGCACTCAGGCGCCTGGACAAGGCTGTCTCCCGGATAGAAAAACCCTGACCGCCGGAAAGATGGAAACTCCCGAACAGACCGCTCCCTCGAATTTTATTGCAGAGGTTGTGCAAGAGGACCTGAAAAAGGGGACCTTTCGGGGGCGGGTGCACATGCGCTTTCCCCCCGAGCCCAATGGCTACCTGCACATCGGGCACGCGAAGTCCATCGTGCTGAACTTTGGCCTCGCTCAGCGCCACGGCGGCCTGTGCAACCTGAGGTTCGACGATACGAACCCCATGAAGGAAGAGCAGAAGTACGTGGAGTCCATCATCGAGGACGTCCGGTGGCTGGGCTATGACTGGGGTGAGAGGCTTTTCTACGCTTCGGACTATTTCGCGGAGCTTTACGAGTTCGCCCTGAAACTCATCAAGGACGGGAAGGCCTATGTGGACGACCTCTCGGCGGACGAGATACGCCGCTACAGGGGCACCCTCACCGAGCCGGGCAAGGAAAGCCCTTGCCGAAACCGCACGGTGCAGGAGAACCTGGACCTCTTCGAGCGGATGCGGGCCGGGGAGTTTCCGGACGGCTCCCGCACGCTTCGGGCCAGGATAGACATGGCCTCCGGTAACATAAACATGCGCGACCCGGTCATGTACCGCATCCTCAAGGTCTCCCACCAGAGGACCGGGGATGCGTGGTGCATCTATCCCACCTACGACTGGGCCCACGGCCAGAGCGACTCCCTGGAGGGCATCACCCATTCCATCTGCACGTTGGAGTTCGAGGACCATCGTCCCCTGTACGACTGGTTCCTCGATGCCCTGGGCGTTTACCATCCCAAACAGATAGAGTTCGCGCGCCTGAACCTGAGCCACACGGTCCTGAGCAAGCGAAAACTCATCCGGCTGGTCTCGGAGGGCCACGTCGGCGGCTGGGACGACCCGCGCTTGCCCACCATCTCGGGCCTCCGCAGGCGGGGGTACACGCCCGAGGCCGTACGCACCTTCTGCGAGCGCATCGGCGTATCGAAGGCCCAGAGCGTCGTGGACATCGCCCTCCTTGAGCACTGCCTGAGGGAGGACCTCAACAGGCGCGCCCCCCGGGTGATGGCCGTGCTCAGGCCCCTCAAGGTGGTCCTTACGAACTATCCCCAGGGCAAGGTGGAACATGTGGAGCTTGACAACAACCCCGAAGACCCCTCCATGGGGACCAGAACGGCGCCCTTCTCGCGGGAGCTTTTTGTCGAGCGGGACGATTTCCGCGAGGAGGCCCCGAAGAAATTCCACCGCCTGGTCCCGGGGCGGGAGGTCCGGCTGAAGGGGGCATACATCATCACCTGCGAGAAGGCCGTAAAAGACGAAGAGACCGGGGAGGTCATCGAGGTGCACTGTACGTATGACCCCGAGACCAGAAGCGGCGCGCCCCGGGCCGAGCGCAAGGTGAAGGGGACCCTGCACTGGGTCTCGGCCCCCCACGCCCTGCCGGCGGAAGTGCGGCTCTACGACCACCTTTTTACCGAGGCCGAGCCCGAGGGTGAAGGGGAGGACTTCACGCGGGCCCTGAACCCCCACTCCCTTGAGGTGCTCACCTCCTGCTACGTGGAGCCCTCGCTCGGGGAGGCCCGTCCGGGTGACAGGTGCCAGTTCCTGAGGCTGGGCTATTTCTGCGTGGACCACGTAGGCGCCGACGGCCTTCTTGTCTTCAACAGGACGGCCACGCTCAAGGACACCTGGGCCAGAATAGAGAAGAAAGGAGCTTCGGGTTGAGCTACATCGCCGTGCTGGGTGCGGGAAGCTGGGGGAGCACCCTGGCCAAGCTTCTCGCCGAAAAGGACTATGACGTCTCCCTTTGGGTCCACGAAGAGGACCTTGCCCGTGAAATCAGCCAGACGGGCGTCAACAGCGTCTTCCTCCCGGGGGTGGAGCTCCCCAGGAGCCTCAAGGCCTCCGCGGACTTTGAGCGGGTCCTGCGGGGCTCCCGCTACGTCGTCAGCGTGGTGCCCACACAGTTCGTGCGGTCCGTCATGCGGGTGGCCCGCCCCCATATCGAGAGGAACGCGGTCGTCGTAAGCGCATCCAAGGGGATAGAGAACAAGACCTTCCAGACCGTGACGAGCATCGTCCACGAGATGACCGGCTTGCCCGCGGCCGCCCTGTCGGGCCCGAGCTTCGCCTCCGAGGTGGTGCGCCGCCTTCCCACGGCGGTAACGCTCGCCTGCCGGGACCGGAACGTGGGGCTCCTGCTGCAGGAGTTGTTCACGACGGATTACTTCAGGGTCTACACCCACCATGACGTCATCGGGACAGAGCTGGGCGGTGCCCTCAAAAACGTCATGGCCGTGGCGGCGGGCATCAGCGAGGGGCTGGGCCTGGGCAGCAACGCCCGGGCCGCCCTCATCACGCGGGGCCTGATGGAAATGACCCGTCTCGGGGTGTGCATGGGGGCCGAGGAGAAGACCTTTTTCGGGCTGAGCGGCCTCGGGGACCTGGTGCTTACCTGCACGTCCACCCAGTCGAGGAACTACACGGTGGGCCGGAGGCTCGGCCAGGGGGAGAAACTCAAGGAAATCCTCGCGAGTATGACGGCCGTGGCCGAGGGGGTGAGCACCACCCGGGCTGCTCATGCCCTGGCCACGAAAAAGCGCGTCGAGATGCCCATCGTGGAGCAGGTGCATGCGGTCCTCTACGAAGAGAAAGACCCCCGGGAGGCGGTCACGGCCCTTATGACCCGGCTGCCCAAAGCCGAGTTCTGATGAACCGGGAGGGCCTTGAAAAAATCCTCCGGAGCCTGGCGGAGGGCACCGTCGACGTGGAGGAGGCCATGAGGCGGCTCCGCCACTTCCCCTACGAGGACCTCGCCTTCGCCCGCCTGGAGCACCACCGCTCCCTGAGGCAGGGCGTGCCCGAAGTGGTCCTGGCCAGGGGAAAGAGGGCGGAAGACACCGTGGCCATTGCCCGGGCCATGTACCGGGAGAGCGGGCGGCTGCTGGTGACGAAGGCCCCTCCGGAAGTCTTTGAAAAGCTCGGCATGGAGGAGGCCGCCTATCATCGAGCCTCCGGGCTCATCATGGCCGGCGAGGCGGCCGCAAAGACGGGCTCCGTGCTGGTCGTCTCTGCGGGCACCTCCGACATCCCCGTGGCAGAGGAGGCGGCCCTTACGGCCTCGTTCCTCGGAAGCCGGACGAAAACTCTCTACGATGTGGGGGTGTCGGGCATCCACAGGCTCATGGAGAAAAGAGGCGCTCTCGAAGAGGCCCGGGTCCTGGTGGTGGTGGCCGGCATGGAAGGCGCCCTCCCCTCCGTGGTGGGCGGACTCACCTCCCGGCCCGTCGTGGCCGTGCCCACGTCGGTGGGTTACGGAGCGAGCCTGGGAGGGCTCACGGCCCTTTTCGCGATGCTCAACTCCTGCGTGCCGGGCATCGCGGTGATGAACATCGACAACGGCTTCGGCGCGGGCTGCCTCGCCCACAGGATAAACACGCTGGAGCCCCCGGCAGCGGAAACTCCCTGAGCGAGGAGAAAGCTAGAACCTATCTCAAAATTGATTTCGAAGCGAAAGAGAGAAGAAATGGCGGCAGACAAGGAGGGAAGGGGAAATCGCCCGGAGGCGCAGCAGCGTTGCGTTGAGGACGATTTTCCCTTCAGGACGCCGTATGCCGCCATTTGGGCCTCTTGCAGGGGTCCCCAAAAAGTCACAAGACTTTTCGGGGTTGAGCCGAAAGCGATTTTGAGATAGGTTCTAAAGCTCCCCCAGCTCGGCGGCCTCCGAGCGCTGGAGAACGTAGCGCGCCCTGACCAGGTCCTTCTGAAGGGAGGCGGCCCGCCCGGCATCCCCTCTGCGCATGGCCTTCAGGAGGTCCCCTTCCAGCTCGGCCACCTCGAGGCGCTTGTAGTAGTCCAGGGTCTCCTTCAGGTGGGCCAGGACTATCCTGGCGGTGAGAACCGGATGGTTGTTGGTAACGTTGGCCTCGGGGTACATGAAGCCGTGCTCGAGCTCCACCTCAAGCCCCGCGCGGAAGTCCTCCAGGTCCACGCCCATGCCATCCGCACCTATCTCCTTCAAAAGAGTGCGGGCCTCCTCGGCCCGAACGTCGGGCTTTTCCATGGCGGTCCAGTCCCTCAGGGCCAGCTCTCTGCAGACCCTCCGGACTTCTTCCACGGTTACGTACTCGGGCAATTCCATGAGGACCTTCCCCCTTATTTCCAGTCGTACCTGGTGCGGCGCCTCTGGTGGACGAACTTCTCCGCCTGAAGAGCGGCCACGCACCCGTTGGCCGCGGCTATCACCACCTGCCGGACTTCCGTGCAGGTGACGTCCCCGGCGGCGAAGACCCCCGGCATGTTGGTGTGCATGAGCCTGTTCGCCGCGATGCACTCCTCCTCGGTGGTCTCCACGCTGCCCTGCAGGAAATCCACAATCGGCCTGCTGCCGTGGATGTAGACGAAAACGCCGTCCAGCTCGATGTACCTTTCGTTCTGTCCGGCGTCCTTCACGCGCACGCCCTGCACGGCCTCGTTGCCCTCGATGGCCTGCACCTTGTGCCCGGTGAGCACCTCCAGGTTGGGGGCCTCCAGGGCCGGATGGTCCTCGCCGATGCGGAGCTTCGTGGAAGGCGCCATGAGGTAGACCTTCTCGGCGAACCGGGTGAGCATGCCTGCCTCCTTGACGGCCTCCTCCGACTCCCCCAGCACGCAGACCGTCTTGCCCTTGAAAAAGGCCGCGTCGCATATGGCGCAGTAGCTTACCCCGCGGCCCAGGAACTCCGCCTCCCCCTGGATGGCGGGCTTTCTCCCCATGGAGCCCGTGGCGATGATTATGGTCCTGGACCGGAAGGACTTCTCCATGGTGAAGACCTCCTTCTCCTCGCCCGCCAGGGAGACGCCTATCACCTGCGTGTCGGGCACGTACCGGGCTCCGAACCCCAGGGCCTGCTCGCGGAAGATGTCCAGAAGCTCCTTTCCGGTGAGGGGCTCCCTCAAGCCCGGGTAGTTCTCTATGCGGTGGGCATAGGCCAGGGCCCCGGCCGTATGTGACTTGTCCAGCACCAGGGTCTTCAGGTTCGACCGGGCGGCGTATTGGGCCGCGCTCAAGCCGGCCGGCCCTCCCCCTATGATGATGACGTCATACAGCTCCTCTGCCATACGGCCCTCCTCGCATCTTTCATCTTAGCATCTCAGTAGGACCTGAGCAATCGGTAATACGTGTCCCTCTGGGCGGGGACGAAACCCGCGCCCCGGATGGCGGCCACCATGTCGTCCTTGTGGACGCGGTGGCTCACGCCGGCGGCGGCCACGACGTTTTCTTCAATCATGGTGGAGCCCAGGTCGTTGGCCCCGAAGCGCAGGGCCACCTGGGCGAGCTTCAGGCCCTGGGTCACCCAGGAGGCCTGTATGTTCCGGACGTTATCGAGATAGAGCCTGCTCAGGGCCAGCACCCTCAGGTACTGGACGGCCATGGCCTGGGCGACCCGCCCCTCCAGGGGCGTGTTGCCGGGCTGAAACGACCAGGGAATGAAGGCGGTGAACCCGCCCGTCCTGTCCTGGAGGGTCCGGACCGCCTCCAGGTGCTCCACAATGTCCTCGGGCCCCTCCACGCTGCCGAACATCATGGTGGCCGTCGTCCGCATTCCCAGGCGGTGGGCCTCCCACATCACCCGGAGCCATGCGGAGGAGCGTATCTTCCGCGGGCTCAGGGCCTCCCGCACGCGGTCGGAGAGCACCTCCGCCCCGCCCCCGGGGATGGAGTCGAGCCCGGCTTCCCTCAGAAGGTAGAGAGTTTCCCGTATGGTGAGGTCTGCCTTTCCGGCGATGTGCACGATTTCCGGAGGAGAGAACCCGTGCACGTTGATGCGGAAGCGCGCCTTGATGCCCCTGAGGAGGTCGAGGTAGTACCCGATTGCAAGCCCGGGATGAAGCCCTCCCTGCATGAGTATCTGCGTGCCGCCCAGGGCCAGGGTCTCCTCTATCTTTTTGTGCACCTCGGTATCGTCGAGGACGTAGCTCTCGGGATGGCCCTCGTCACGCCAGAAGGCGCAGAAACGGCAGTGGTTCACACAAACGTTGGTGTAGTTGATATTGCGGTCGACGACGAAGGTGGCCCTGCCCCCGGGGTGCAGCTCCGCCCTCGTCTCATCGGCCAGGCGGCCGAGCTCAAGGAGGTCCGCCTCCTTGAGAAGCCGCAGGCCCTCCTGCTTCCTGAGCCGCCTCATGCCGCCACGGCCCGGTAGAAGGAGTCGCGCTCCACGGGCTCCCGGCCCGCCTTTCCGATGAGGGCCACCAGCTCGTCCTCCGTGATTGAGCGGCGGCTCCCGGCCCCGGCTGCGTAGGTTATCTTCTCCTCGATGACGGTCCCGTCCAGGTCGTCGGCACCGAAGAGCAGGGCCACCTGGGAAATCTTCTCTCCGAGCATCACCCAGTAGGCCTTGATGTGGGCGAAGTTGTCAAGGACAAGGCGGCTCACCGCGATGGTCCGCAGGTCGTCGAGCCCCGAGGGCCCGCGGCCCACGTCCGTCCCCCCGGGGTGGTAGGCCAGGGGAATAAAGGCCTGAAACCCGCCGGTCCTGTCCTGAAGCTCCCGCAGGGCCAGCAGATGCTCCACCCTGTGGGCGGCGCTCTCCACGTGGCCGTAGAGCATGGTTGCGTTGGTCCTGACTCCCGCTTGATGCGCGGCCTCCATGACCTCAAGCCACCTCTGGCCGGTGAGCTTCTCGGGACAGAGACGGCCCCGGACCTCGGGGGAGAATATCTCGGCCCCGCCGCCGGGCATCGAACCCAGGCCGCTTTCTCTCAGGCCAAGGAGCACCGCGTCCAGGCTCAAGCCGCTTATCCGGTGCATGTAGTCCACCTCGGCCGCCGTAAAGGCCTTGATATGAAGCGAAGGGAACGCCCGCCGGATGCTCTGGAGCATGTGGAGATAGTGCTCGAAGGGCCAGTCCGGATGAAGCCCGCCCACGATGTGCACCTCGGAGACCGGCATGGCGGCCTCTATCCTGGCAAGCACCTCCGGGATGGAAAGCTCATAGGCCCCCTCTTCGTCCCGGGAGCGGCTGAAGGCGCAGAAGCGGCAGCGGTTCACGCAGATGTTTGTGGGGTTGACGTGGACGTTGCGCACGTA encodes:
- the mqnE gene encoding aminofutalosine synthase MqnE, yielding MEKIREKVLSGGRLTGEDALVLFESPDIFTLGSLAAGAARRRNGNRAFYVRNVHVNPTNICVNRCRFCAFSRSRDEEGAYELSIPEVLARIEAAMPVSEVHIVGGLHPDWPFEHYLHMLQSIRRAFPSLHIKAFTAAEVDYMHRISGLSLDAVLLGLRESGLGSMPGGGAEIFSPEVRGRLCPEKLTGQRWLEVMEAAHQAGVRTNATMLYGHVESAAHRVEHLLALRELQDRTGGFQAFIPLAYHPGGTDVGRGPSGLDDLRTIAVSRLVLDNFAHIKAYWVMLGEKISQVALLFGADDLDGTVIEEKITYAAGAGSRRSITEDELVALIGKAGREPVERDSFYRAVAA
- a CDS encoding FAD-dependent oxidoreductase, whose amino-acid sequence is MAEELYDVIIIGGGPAGLSAAQYAARSNLKTLVLDKSHTAGALAYAHRIENYPGLREPLTGKELLDIFREQALGFGARYVPDTQVIGVSLAGEEKEVFTMEKSFRSRTIIIATGSMGRKPAIQGEAEFLGRGVSYCAICDAAFFKGKTVCVLGESEEAVKEAGMLTRFAEKVYLMAPSTKLRIGEDHPALEAPNLEVLTGHKVQAIEGNEAVQGVRVKDAGQNERYIELDGVFVYIHGSRPIVDFLQGSVETTEEECIAANRLMHTNMPGVFAAGDVTCTEVRQVVIAAANGCVAALQAEKFVHQRRRTRYDWK
- the mqnC gene encoding cyclic dehypoxanthinyl futalosine synthase, whose product is MRRLRKQEGLRLLKEADLLELGRLADETRAELHPGGRATFVVDRNINYTNVCVNHCRFCAFWRDEGHPESYVLDDTEVHKKIEETLALGGTQILMQGGLHPGLAIGYYLDLLRGIKARFRINVHGFSPPEIVHIAGKADLTIRETLYLLREAGLDSIPGGGAEVLSDRVREALSPRKIRSSAWLRVMWEAHRLGMRTTATMMFGSVEGPEDIVEHLEAVRTLQDRTGGFTAFIPWSFQPGNTPLEGRVAQAMAVQYLRVLALSRLYLDNVRNIQASWVTQGLKLAQVALRFGANDLGSTMIEENVVAAAGVSHRVHKDDMVAAIRGAGFVPAQRDTYYRLLRSY